A window of Cohnella herbarum contains these coding sequences:
- a CDS encoding spore protein, which translates to MPREQGSSKSVRKAANRDRKDRSPLSPGFDKKLDGPNRPST; encoded by the coding sequence ATGCCAAGAGAGCAAGGGTCTTCGAAGTCCGTACGGAAAGCAGCCAATCGCGACAGGAAAGACCGATCCCCGTTATCCCCCGGATTCGACAAGAAATTGGACGGACCTAATCGTCCGTCGACTTGA
- a CDS encoding ATP-binding protein, whose protein sequence is MWKETLLQVLIAFLPVFIFMVWYSKPERTRYTHIALGLACCVGMLLNMNFSMVSEHGVYFDLRNIPFIIGSLYGGIPVATVLLVVYLVTKLNQITYHWEYIILAFFIIIYIPILFSRIPIFQSKNRKGKFINVALLCVILILIQNAAYVSSIPNLNWDVASKVLVFSSFFGLLLLAVTFMCVHFAELSYERIQLQIQLHEVSMKYRNEMRRLQQFIDNTPLMVVFCDINGKITHVNDMALKFVTPLGRNDILAQDFSFFLDKMDVRFEKSPVKRVLQGEDKLIEIVMLHGRTFYTVTCPINGMSAQGTDGVLFIGHDVTELQRLKDEVNKMERLSLVGQMAASITHEIRNPMAVIRGFVQLLNERSPSEHQSYFRIVLDELDRANAIINDFLSLAQNRIVEKEPSNLNELLNDLLPLIWADANLRGQMIELRLGEGMENLEMNSKEVKQLVLNLARNGMEAMSDKGVLRIETLDFEDTVQLRVTDNGVGIPPEKLERLFEPFYTTKTNGTGLGLALCLSIVERHNGKIHVESTVGQGTTFVVSFYKPGSMISDVRKHG, encoded by the coding sequence ATGTGGAAAGAGACGCTACTACAAGTCCTAATTGCTTTTCTGCCCGTGTTTATCTTCATGGTTTGGTACTCAAAGCCTGAAAGAACCCGATACACCCACATAGCGCTGGGTTTGGCTTGCTGCGTAGGCATGTTACTGAACATGAATTTTTCTATGGTTAGCGAGCACGGCGTTTATTTCGATCTACGTAATATTCCTTTCATTATCGGTTCGCTGTATGGAGGCATCCCCGTTGCCACGGTTTTGCTGGTCGTCTATCTCGTGACGAAGCTCAACCAGATTACCTATCATTGGGAATATATCATATTAGCGTTTTTTATTATTATATATATTCCGATATTATTTTCTCGTATTCCCATCTTTCAATCCAAAAATAGAAAAGGCAAGTTTATTAACGTCGCCCTCTTGTGCGTGATTCTTATTTTGATTCAAAATGCTGCCTACGTCTCTAGCATTCCGAATTTGAATTGGGACGTAGCCTCCAAGGTTCTGGTTTTTTCATCGTTCTTCGGACTGTTACTATTAGCGGTAACCTTTATGTGCGTTCATTTCGCCGAGCTTTCCTATGAACGGATTCAATTGCAAATACAGCTTCACGAAGTGTCCATGAAGTACCGAAATGAAATGCGGAGGCTGCAGCAATTTATCGATAATACTCCGTTGATGGTCGTCTTCTGCGATATTAACGGAAAGATTACGCACGTTAACGATATGGCGTTGAAATTCGTTACTCCGCTTGGACGGAACGATATTCTGGCTCAGGATTTTTCTTTCTTCTTGGACAAAATGGACGTGCGATTCGAGAAGAGTCCGGTAAAGCGCGTCCTGCAAGGAGAAGACAAGCTCATCGAGATCGTCATGTTGCACGGGCGAACGTTCTATACCGTTACTTGTCCGATTAATGGAATGTCGGCGCAAGGGACGGACGGCGTGTTGTTCATCGGTCACGACGTGACGGAGCTTCAGAGGTTGAAGGACGAGGTTAACAAGATGGAGCGACTAAGCTTAGTCGGCCAGATGGCGGCGAGCATCACGCATGAAATCCGTAATCCGATGGCCGTCATCAGAGGTTTCGTACAATTGCTTAATGAACGAAGCCCATCCGAGCATCAGTCCTATTTTCGTATCGTTCTGGACGAATTGGATCGGGCTAACGCTATTATTAACGATTTTCTGTCCTTGGCGCAAAATAGAATCGTCGAGAAGGAACCGTCCAACCTCAACGAGCTGCTTAACGACTTGCTTCCATTGATCTGGGCGGATGCCAATCTGCGCGGACAAATGATCGAATTGCGGCTCGGAGAGGGCATGGAAAATCTCGAGATGAATAGCAAAGAAGTCAAGCAGCTTGTTCTGAACCTAGCCCGCAACGGCATGGAGGCGATGAGCGATAAGGGCGTTCTGCGAATAGAGACCTTGGATTTCGAGGATACGGTGCAGCTTCGCGTTACGGATAATGGAGTCGGCATTCCTCCGGAGAAACTGGAACGGCTATTCGAACCGTTCTACACGACTAAGACGAACGGAACGGGCTTGGGGCTGGCTTTATGCTTAAGCATCGTTGAACGCCATAACGGGAAAATTCACGTCGAATCGACGGTCGGGCAAGGGACGACTTTCGTTGTTTCTTTCTACAAACCGGGAAGTATGATTAGCGATGTTCGCAAGCACGGATAA
- a CDS encoding BaiN/RdsA family NAD(P)/FAD-dependent oxidoreductase: MNYDVIVIGGGSAGLMASIAASKQGAKVLLLDKGEKLGRKLGISGGGRCNVTNNKEDDELIKHIPGNGRFLYSSFSNFNNKDIIAFFENLGIKLKEEDNGRMFPVTDRAKTVVDTLVGQIRKQGVEIKLNSPVDTIIYEDNRVAGVRLRSGEAIDGNAVIVASGGKSVPQTGSTGDGYPWAVKAGHTITELFPTEVPLTSNEPFITSKELQGLSLRDVSLSVWNPKGKKIIEHHGDMLFTHFGVSGPIALRCSQFVVKALKQFQVGNIEVSVDLMPDNSVDEVYSLTMRLTELEPRKSIKNILKACLPEKMIPLLLQQAGLAESLTYDNLPRQDWMQLAKLIKRFPIRVYGTLSIEDAFVTGGGIHLKEIDPRTMESKLVSGLYFCGEILDIHGYTGGYNITAAFSTGYSAGMNAAIR, encoded by the coding sequence ATGAACTACGACGTAATCGTAATAGGCGGCGGATCTGCCGGTCTAATGGCCAGCATCGCGGCAAGCAAACAAGGCGCTAAAGTCCTTCTGCTCGATAAAGGGGAGAAGCTGGGGCGTAAGCTCGGAATTTCCGGAGGCGGCAGATGTAACGTGACCAATAATAAGGAAGACGATGAGTTGATCAAACATATTCCCGGTAACGGGAGATTCTTATACAGCTCGTTTTCCAACTTCAACAACAAAGATATTATCGCTTTCTTCGAGAACCTCGGAATCAAGCTTAAGGAAGAAGATAACGGGCGAATGTTCCCCGTTACGGATAGAGCGAAGACCGTCGTAGACACCCTCGTCGGGCAGATCCGCAAGCAAGGCGTAGAGATCAAGCTTAACTCTCCTGTGGATACGATCATTTACGAGGACAACCGCGTGGCCGGCGTTCGCCTCAGATCGGGCGAAGCGATAGACGGCAATGCCGTCATCGTCGCCTCCGGCGGCAAATCCGTGCCTCAAACCGGTTCAACGGGAGACGGGTACCCTTGGGCGGTAAAAGCGGGACATACGATTACGGAGCTATTTCCGACGGAGGTTCCGTTAACGTCCAACGAACCGTTCATTACGAGCAAAGAGCTTCAAGGCCTTTCCCTTAGGGACGTTTCCTTGTCCGTATGGAATCCGAAAGGAAAGAAAATCATCGAGCACCACGGCGACATGCTCTTCACCCATTTCGGCGTGTCTGGGCCGATCGCGCTACGCTGCAGCCAATTCGTCGTCAAAGCGCTCAAGCAATTTCAGGTAGGAAATATTGAAGTGTCCGTCGATTTGATGCCGGACAACAGCGTGGACGAAGTGTATTCCCTAACGATGAGGTTAACGGAGCTTGAGCCGCGAAAGTCCATCAAAAACATTCTTAAAGCTTGTTTGCCCGAGAAAATGATCCCGCTGTTGCTGCAACAAGCGGGACTGGCCGAATCGCTCACCTATGATAACCTTCCCAGACAGGATTGGATGCAATTAGCCAAGCTGATCAAGCGATTCCCGATCAGGGTATACGGAACTTTGTCGATAGAAGATGCTTTCGTAACCGGCGGGGGAATTCATTTAAAGGAAATCGATCCGCGTACGATGGAGTCCAAGCTTGTGAGCGGATTGTATTTTTGCGGAGAAATACTCGATATTCACGGGTATACGGGGGGCTATAACATTACGGCTGCTTTCTCCACGGGATATTCCGCAGGCATGAATGCCGCGATTCGGTAA
- a CDS encoding carbohydrate ABC transporter permease, with product MRSINRFRPVFYVLLSVYALITFVPFLWALSASFKSLPEIVSGGIHFIPKHFTLDNYQTIFKQEPLFSRWFLNSAFIAISVTIFNLLFNSMAGYALARIRFPGSTLMFYSILAMIMIPGQLTIIPSYLIIKELGWLNSYQAIIVPMAAQATYIFMMRQFFISFPKELEEAAELDGLGRFGLFFKVVLPLAKPALAAQTIFIFMGAWNEFLKPLMLMSDKSMFTLSVGLNTFKGQYISFWNYIMAASIIMTIPALLIYIFFNRFFVQGITFTGTK from the coding sequence ATGCGTTCGATCAATCGTTTCAGGCCGGTGTTCTATGTCCTGCTGAGCGTCTACGCGCTCATCACGTTTGTTCCGTTTTTATGGGCGTTGTCCGCATCGTTCAAATCATTGCCGGAGATCGTTTCCGGAGGCATACACTTCATACCGAAGCATTTTACGCTAGATAATTATCAAACCATCTTCAAGCAGGAGCCCCTGTTCTCCCGCTGGTTCTTGAACAGCGCGTTCATAGCCATATCGGTTACGATATTTAATCTGCTGTTTAATTCCATGGCAGGCTATGCGCTGGCTCGAATTCGTTTTCCGGGCAGCACGTTGATGTTCTACAGTATACTGGCCATGATCATGATTCCTGGCCAATTGACGATTATTCCGAGTTACCTGATTATCAAGGAGCTTGGCTGGTTGAACAGTTATCAGGCGATCATCGTTCCGATGGCCGCTCAAGCGACCTACATCTTCATGATGCGCCAATTTTTCATCAGCTTCCCTAAAGAGCTTGAAGAAGCCGCGGAATTGGACGGCTTGGGCAGGTTCGGGCTGTTCTTCAAAGTCGTCCTGCCTCTGGCGAAGCCGGCTCTTGCGGCGCAGACGATATTCATCTTCATGGGCGCATGGAACGAGTTCCTGAAGCCGCTCATGCTGATGTCCGATAAGTCGATGTTTACGTTGTCGGTCGGGTTGAACACGTTCAAGGGGCAGTATATCAGCTTCTGGAACTACATCATGGCGGCATCGATCATTATGACGATTCCGGCGCTGCTGATATACATTTTCTTCAATCGCTTTTTCGTTCAAGGGATTACGTTCACCGGTACCAAATAA
- a CDS encoding carbohydrate ABC transporter permease, translating into MARLKGKNKIRDLLSGYSFMAPTIIILGCFLLLPIGYAIYLSFHKVNLLGTVSYKFTGTANFERMVDDPRLWIALRNTAKYALIVVPAQTILSLVLASILNMKLRYRNFFRVAFYLPTVTSSAVLVLIFMWIYNSNGLLNYLLDLVGLPTYNWLGDPSVALLGIMIMNIWSTAPLFMVIYLAALQDIPENLYEAADIDGANGWQKFWRITVPQLKPVTFYVVVMGIIGTFQLFDQSYIFSAGSGGPNNATLTMVLLIYQYAFKSMDMGYASALAFLLAVVIMLITLIQRLIFKEERLN; encoded by the coding sequence ATGGCCAGATTGAAAGGGAAGAACAAAATCAGGGATCTATTGTCGGGCTATTCGTTCATGGCTCCCACGATCATTATACTCGGCTGTTTCTTACTGCTGCCGATCGGTTACGCCATCTATTTATCGTTTCACAAAGTGAATCTTCTCGGGACGGTAAGCTACAAATTTACCGGAACGGCTAACTTCGAGAGAATGGTGGACGATCCGCGTCTATGGATCGCGCTAAGAAACACGGCTAAGTACGCGCTCATCGTCGTACCTGCCCAGACGATTCTGTCGCTCGTGCTGGCTTCGATATTGAATATGAAGCTTCGCTACCGTAATTTTTTCAGGGTCGCTTTCTACTTACCTACGGTCACTTCATCGGCCGTGCTCGTGCTTATTTTCATGTGGATCTACAATAGTAACGGTTTGTTGAACTATTTGCTCGATTTGGTCGGTCTTCCGACTTACAACTGGCTTGGAGATCCCTCAGTCGCGCTGTTGGGCATCATGATCATGAATATATGGTCGACGGCGCCGCTGTTTATGGTAATTTATTTGGCCGCTTTGCAAGATATTCCCGAGAACCTATACGAGGCGGCGGATATCGACGGAGCGAACGGCTGGCAGAAGTTCTGGCGCATTACGGTGCCCCAGCTTAAACCCGTCACTTTCTACGTAGTCGTCATGGGGATTATCGGAACGTTTCAGTTATTCGACCAATCCTACATTTTCTCGGCAGGCTCCGGGGGACCGAACAACGCGACGCTGACCATGGTGTTGCTCATCTACCAGTACGCCTTCAAAAGCATGGATATGGGGTATGCTTCCGCTCTTGCCTTTTTGCTTGCGGTCGTCATCATGCTCATTACGCTTATCCAGCGGTTAATCTTCAAGGAAGAGCGGCTGAATTAG
- a CDS encoding ABC transporter substrate-binding protein, producing the protein MKKRFSTMLVLMLALALVVSACGNNSKNGESASPSSSPSNGASQPPAKEPVEVTLAGWGSSPEEQALLQQVLDEFQAKNPDVKVKYEVIADQYMDVIKTRLIGNEAPDVFYLDAFEAPGLIEKDVLEPLDGYVTPEFDINDFEAPTINAFKSADGKMYGFPKDTSTLALFYNKKMFADAGITAPPTTWDELLSVSEKLTKKNGKKVEVYGLGQAPELARQMFMINAFGGKLADDQGMAAFATPEAEKGLSLVIDQHTKANTAGQPSDVGAGWGGEMFGQQKAAMVIEGNWAIPYIQTNFKDVDFGTAEVPTVNGKKGTMAFTVAYVMNKNSQKKEAAWKLLSYLTGKEGMKTWTSKGFALPTRKSVSAELGYDKDALRGALVAGSSYATPWQAGSTLPTIMTNFNNQFVAAYTGGSSLTDAMKKAQETANKEIKAAQ; encoded by the coding sequence ATGAAAAAAAGATTTTCTACCATGTTAGTTTTGATGTTGGCTCTCGCATTGGTTGTATCCGCTTGCGGAAACAATTCCAAGAACGGTGAGAGCGCTTCCCCGTCCTCATCTCCATCCAATGGCGCTTCGCAACCGCCGGCTAAAGAACCGGTTGAAGTTACTTTAGCGGGTTGGGGTTCTTCTCCGGAAGAGCAAGCTTTGCTGCAACAGGTGTTAGACGAGTTCCAAGCGAAAAATCCCGACGTCAAAGTGAAATACGAAGTTATCGCCGATCAGTACATGGACGTTATCAAAACCCGTCTAATCGGAAACGAAGCTCCCGATGTATTTTATCTGGACGCATTCGAAGCTCCGGGCCTGATCGAGAAAGACGTACTGGAGCCGTTGGACGGTTACGTAACTCCTGAATTCGACATTAACGACTTCGAAGCTCCGACGATTAACGCATTCAAATCGGCGGACGGCAAAATGTACGGTTTCCCGAAAGATACGTCTACGCTGGCGTTGTTCTATAACAAAAAGATGTTCGCCGACGCCGGCATCACTGCGCCTCCGACGACTTGGGACGAGCTGTTGTCCGTTTCCGAGAAGTTGACAAAGAAAAACGGCAAAAAAGTCGAAGTATACGGTTTGGGTCAAGCTCCCGAGCTGGCTCGTCAAATGTTCATGATCAACGCTTTCGGCGGTAAACTTGCCGACGATCAAGGCATGGCGGCGTTCGCGACTCCGGAAGCGGAGAAAGGTCTGTCCCTCGTTATTGATCAGCATACGAAAGCTAATACGGCGGGACAACCTTCCGATGTCGGCGCAGGCTGGGGCGGCGAAATGTTCGGTCAGCAAAAAGCGGCAATGGTCATCGAAGGCAACTGGGCGATCCCGTACATCCAGACTAACTTCAAAGACGTAGACTTCGGAACCGCCGAAGTCCCTACGGTTAATGGCAAAAAAGGAACGATGGCATTTACGGTCGCTTACGTTATGAATAAAAATTCCCAAAAGAAAGAAGCGGCATGGAAGCTTCTCTCTTACTTGACAGGCAAAGAAGGCATGAAAACTTGGACGAGCAAAGGCTTTGCTCTGCCGACGCGCAAATCCGTATCCGCTGAGCTTGGATATGACAAAGACGCGTTGCGCGGCGCGCTTGTAGCCGGTTCTTCCTACGCAACTCCATGGCAAGCGGGTTCTACGCTACCGACGATCATGACCAACTTCAATAATCAGTTCGTAGCGGCATACACGGGAGGTTCTTCGTTGACCGATGCAATGAAGAAAGCCCAAGAAACCGCCAATAAAGAAATCAAGGCAGCGCAATAA